One Trichoderma atroviride chromosome 7, complete sequence DNA segment encodes these proteins:
- a CDS encoding uncharacterized protein (EggNog:ENOG41~TransMembrane:4 (i12-32o71-92i104-127o147-165i)): MAQQKALRDWLYLFIIGTQLFGMLALDLVAFYPKSLYQSPSSPLHFLLSLRKFYVSSTGDPFFAHDSHQPWFQIFLYIEGLVQLPLAAYLVSQLASKRATSGPAELAGLAFGSVTFMGAAACCFELLHMGADMVSEEKKASLLYGTYLPFAVIPALLAVDMYLRLLPRVRESGAKAKTL, translated from the exons ATGGCGCAGCAAAAAGCCTTGCGAGACTGGCTGTACCTCTTCATCATTGGGACTCAGCTCTTTGGCATGCTCG CTCTCGATCTCGTAGCCTTTTACCCGAAATCTCTCTACCAATCCCCTTCATCCCCCCTGcacttcctcctctctctccgcAAATTCTACGTCTCCTCCACCGGCGACCCCTTCTTCGCCCACGACTCCCACCAGCCCTGGTTCCAAATCTTCCTCTACATCGAGGGCCTCGTCCAACTCCCGCTGGCAGCGTATCTCGTCTCCCAGCTGGCTTCGAAAAGAGCCACATCGGGACCTGCTGAGCTGGCCGGACTGGCGTTTGGATCCGTCACGTTTATGGGGGCTGCGGCGTGCTGTTTCGAGTTGCTTCACATGGGCGCCGATATGGTgagcgaggagaagaaggcgtcGCTGCTGTACGGGACATATCTCCCGTTTGCTGTCATCC CTGCGCTGTTGGCTGTGGACATGTATCTGCGGCTACTGCCTCGGGTTCGAGAGTCTGGTGCAAAGGCAAAAACTCTGTAA
- a CDS encoding uncharacterized protein (EggNog:ENOG41~TransMembrane:1 (n2-13c18/19o232-255i)~SECRETED:SignalP(1-18)), with the protein MLFAVAALVGGLASFAAANVPLPSYHYGAPIHVECMNRSSDTGEHIELANHQLQWIPFPTCNETGEPLQFHYGVEGELNCTIPLISDPFFHLLEFYIHNDAPLSCRLPARPAPHVEVIGEKLPDQEYIPLIFALAGTLQASHMHISTHMNVLLHSMPKHHMHNHDSGVLDSAVSYSTSPMSHMAGSFTKKLIIGDPLPFSFSVRWFPTPMLPKTEGRVEWQGLGGHVYASTVFYSLVSFIAGLLVAGMYTLGVVLPRRLKGRSMGGATPLGYGVGNGWGYSKRKD; encoded by the exons ATGCTGTTTGCCGTCGCAGCGCTGGTTGGCGGCCTGGCGTCGTTTGCGGCCGCCAACGTGCCTCTGCCGTCGTACCACTACGGCGCGCCCATCCACGTGGAGTGCATGAACCGAAGCTC TGACACCGGCGAGCACATCGAGCTGGCCAACCACCAGCTGCAATGGATCCCCTTCCCGACCTGCAACGAAACCGGCGAGCCGCTGCAGTTCCACTACGGCGTCGAGGGCGAGCTCAACTGCACCATCCCCCTCATCTCCGACCCCTTCTTCCACCTGCTCGAGTTCTACATCCACAACGATGCGCCGCTCTCGTGCCGCCTGCCCGCGCGCCCGGCGCCGCACGTCGAGGTCattggcgagaagctgccggACCAGGAGTACATCCCGCTCATCTTCGCGCTGGCCGGCACGCTGCAGGCCAGCCACATGCACATCAGCACGCACATGAACGTGCTGCTGCACAGCATGCCCAAGCACCACATGCACAACCACGACAGCGGCGTGCTCGACTCGGCCGTCTCCTACAGCACCAGCCCGATGAGCCACATGGCCGGGTCCTTCaccaagaagctcatcatTGGCGACCCCTTGCCGTTTAGCTTCTCCGTGCGCTGGTTCCCGACGCCGATGCTGCCCAAGACGGAGGGGCGCGTGGAGTGGCAGGGCCTGGGCGGGCATGTATATGCGAGCACCGTCTTCTACAGCCTCGTCTCGTTTATTGCCGGCCTTTTGGTGGCCGGCATGTATACTCTGGGAGTGGTTCTGCCGCGCAGACTCAAGGGGAGGTCCATGGGCGGAGCGACGCCGCTGGGGTATGGAGTGGGTAATGGATGGGGATACTCGAAAAGAAAGGACTAG
- a CDS encoding uncharacterized protein (EggNog:ENOG41): MAATDDIETMAKSMSAHFKSLPQQTPTFEQDFIDASRGVIRLVAEPLVNDIGLKGKVTEPVTLLDSACGAGVVTQEVQAALSDEILGLSSFTCADSSPAMVDMVKRRIVNEKWVNVEAKVLDAMNTGLPESSFTHVAIALGLHIIPDPDAAVRDCMRLLKPGGRFGASTFPKSNGTKFWIPNIREALQSLPFDAPMPYPMPMQIHKSGHWDDAAWIEGHLKELGLANVAVKENWGTYKVENAADFLKTFGMMLPWMMNTFWSEEVRKAHPVEEVREMIRQHLEKKYGGEGWDIEWLVITMTGTVDK, translated from the exons GCTGCCACAGACGATATTGAAACCATGGCAAAGTCCATGTCTGCGCACTTCAAATCGCTGCCGCAGCAAACACCCACTTTCGAACAGGACTTTATAGATGCCTCGCGAGGAGTCATACGACTAGTTGCCGAGCCGCTGGTCAATGACATTGGACTCAAGGGCAAAGTCACCGAGCCTGTGACGCTGCTGGACAGTGCGTGCGGAGCGGGCGTGGTGACGCAGGAGGTGCAGGCGGCCTTGTCGGACGAGATTCTTGGGCTGAGCTCGTTTACTTGTGCTGATAGCTCTCCGGCCATGGTGGATATGGTGAAGAGGCGGATTGTGAATGAGAAGTGGGTGAATGTAGAGGCCAAGGTGCTGGATGCCATG AACACAGGCCTTCCGGAGAGCTCATTCACTCACGTGGCGATTGCTCTGGGACTTCACATCATCCCAGACCCAGATGCCGCAGTAAGAG ACTGCATGAGACTGCTCAAGCCAGGCGGCAGGTTCGGCGCTTCCACATTTCCCAAGAGCAACGGCACCAAGTTTTGGATCCCAAACATTCGCGAGGCACTGCAGTCGCTCCCCTTTGACGCGCCCATGCCATATCCAATGCCCATGCAGATTCACAAGTCCGGCCACTGGGACGACGCGGCATGGATCGAGGGGCATCTGAAGGAGCTGGGGCTCGCCAACGTGGCTGTCAAGGAGAACTGGGGCACGTACAAGGTTGAGAACGCGGCGGATTTCCTAAAGACGTTTGGAATGATGCTGCCGTGGATGATGAATACGTTTTGGAGCGAGGAGGTGCGAAAGGCGCATCCGGTGGAGGAGGTGAGGGAGATGATCAGGCAGCatctggagaagaagtatGGCGGCGAGGGATGGGATATTGAGTGGCTGGTGATTACGATGACTGGAACGGTGGATAAATGA